One window of Salegentibacter sp. Hel_I_6 genomic DNA carries:
- a CDS encoding outer membrane beta-barrel protein — protein MKKLLLPLFFAFFSLSVCAQTQNEVRLYYGLTDSKLLRGEAITGGGSSNIENSYEFGFRYLLGITDNLSLETGLSYWRGDVTVTSAPMPEQTIYSEVLQTTSIPIFANYTFLDYFFINGGPVMDFQGSETLFIDPQAGIGVGFGLGAQYAYNNFNFYINPNFRRFAVIPFEEKDFHQKLTSFGLQLGIGYKF, from the coding sequence TTGAAAAAACTACTACTCCCCCTATTTTTCGCATTTTTTAGCTTGAGTGTTTGTGCACAAACCCAGAATGAAGTTCGGTTGTATTACGGGCTTACCGACAGTAAACTACTAAGAGGGGAAGCAATCACTGGTGGCGGCAGTTCAAATATTGAAAATTCATACGAATTTGGGTTTCGATATTTACTTGGTATTACCGATAATTTATCCCTGGAAACCGGACTTAGTTACTGGAGGGGTGATGTTACCGTTACTTCAGCGCCTATGCCAGAACAAACTATATACTCTGAGGTATTACAAACCACTTCTATTCCTATTTTTGCAAATTATACGTTCCTAGATTATTTCTTTATAAATGGTGGGCCGGTGATGGACTTTCAAGGTTCAGAAACCTTATTCATAGACCCACAGGCAGGTATAGGTGTTGGTTTTGGTCTTGGGGCACAATATGCTTACAATAATTTTAATTTTTATATAAATCCAAATTTTAGAAGGTTTGCCGTAATACCGTTTGAGGAGAAAGATTTTCACCAAAAGCTTACTTCGTTTGGTCTTCAATTAGGAATTGGTTATAAATTTTGA
- a CDS encoding aminotransferase class I/II-fold pyridoxal phosphate-dependent enzyme: MKYKPADNIQDLQYFGEFGGVNPSISDSSTYTFLSAKTMFDTFEGNSEGCYLYSRHSSPSNLYLGEALAAMEGTETANVAASGMGAITSTLLQLCQAGDHIVSSRTVYGGTYAFMKNFIPKFNIQTSFVDITNPESVEAAITKDTKVLYCESVSNPLLEVADLEALAKIAKKHQLTFVVDNTFSPLSISPKELGADVVIHSLTKFINGSSDTVGGVTCGSKDFINALRSVNDGANMLLGPTMDSMRAASVLKNLRTLHIRIKQHSKNAMFLAEKFQQDGLKTVYPGLKNHPGHETFKRMMNEDYGFGGLLTIDVGSLDKANELMELMQEKNLGYLAVSLGFYKTLFSAPGSSTSSEIPIEEQEEMGLSNGLIRFSIGLDNNIERTYKMMKSCMEEVGIFDEELV, from the coding sequence ATGAAATATAAACCAGCAGATAATATTCAGGATCTTCAATACTTTGGGGAGTTTGGAGGCGTAAACCCTTCAATTTCAGATTCTTCAACCTATACATTTCTTTCCGCAAAAACTATGTTCGATACTTTTGAGGGAAATTCTGAAGGCTGCTACCTTTATTCCAGGCATTCTTCCCCTTCAAATTTATATTTGGGTGAAGCCCTTGCAGCGATGGAAGGTACTGAGACTGCAAATGTCGCGGCTAGCGGAATGGGCGCTATCACTTCTACCCTACTTCAGCTATGCCAGGCCGGCGATCATATTGTTTCCAGCCGCACAGTTTATGGCGGAACTTATGCATTTATGAAGAATTTTATTCCAAAATTCAATATTCAAACTTCATTTGTAGATATTACTAACCCTGAGAGCGTTGAAGCAGCGATCACAAAAGATACCAAAGTCTTGTATTGCGAATCGGTTAGTAATCCGCTTTTAGAAGTTGCTGATCTTGAAGCTCTAGCAAAAATCGCCAAAAAACACCAACTTACTTTCGTGGTAGATAATACGTTTTCACCACTTTCTATAAGTCCGAAAGAATTAGGCGCTGATGTAGTTATTCATAGTTTAACCAAATTTATTAACGGCAGTAGCGATACCGTTGGTGGTGTAACCTGTGGAAGCAAAGATTTTATTAACGCACTGCGTAGTGTAAACGATGGCGCAAATATGCTATTAGGGCCAACGATGGATAGTATGCGTGCAGCTTCGGTTTTAAAGAACTTAAGAACACTTCATATTAGAATCAAGCAACATAGCAAAAATGCAATGTTTTTGGCTGAAAAATTTCAGCAAGATGGCTTAAAAACAGTCTACCCAGGACTAAAAAATCATCCCGGCCACGAGACTTTTAAAAGAATGATGAACGAAGATTATGGATTCGGAGGTTTACTAACCATAGACGTTGGTAGTCTTGATAAGGCCAATGAATTAATGGAGTTAATGCAGGAGAAAAACCTGGGTTACCTTGCGGTAAGTTTAGGATTTTACAAAACCCTTTTTAGCGCTCCCGGGAGTTCCACTTCTTCAGAAATACCAATTGAAGAGCAGGAAGAAATGGGGTTAAGCAATGGTTTAATTCGCTTTTCTATCGGCCTGGATAATAATATAGAACGAACGTATAAGATGATGAAATCCTGTATGGAAGAAGTTGGGATTTTTGATGAAGAGTTGGTTTAA
- a CDS encoding Lrp/AsnC family transcriptional regulator, whose product MKLDQKDLQILKHLQKDSKMTNKEISNKLELSVTAVFERIKRLEREGVIANYVALISPEKVEKGFMVFCQIKLIQHSRSFLTKFEAEVKKLSEVLECYHVSGEYDYILKVLVKDVEAYREFMVTKLTNLDHIGSTQSTFIISPVKSTTAVPL is encoded by the coding sequence ATGAAATTAGACCAAAAAGATCTTCAGATTTTAAAGCATCTTCAAAAGGACAGTAAGATGACCAATAAGGAAATTTCGAATAAACTGGAACTTTCGGTTACAGCAGTTTTTGAACGTATAAAAAGGCTTGAAAGAGAAGGAGTAATAGCAAATTATGTGGCCCTAATTTCTCCAGAAAAAGTTGAAAAAGGTTTTATGGTATTTTGTCAAATAAAACTTATTCAGCATTCCCGCTCATTTTTAACCAAATTTGAAGCAGAGGTAAAAAAACTTTCTGAAGTTTTAGAGTGCTATCACGTAAGCGGCGAGTATGATTATATCTTAAAAGTTTTGGTGAAAGATGTGGAGGCATATAGAGAATTTATGGTAACAAAACTAACTAACCTTGATCATATTGGAAGCACGCAAAGTACATTTATCATCTCTCCCGTGAAAAGTACCACTGCTGTTCCGCTTTGA
- the gabT gene encoding 4-aminobutyrate--2-oxoglutarate transaminase: MTEEQTKSQQLHDRRKSIVANGVGVFNTATVRESKGAIITDVDGKEHIDFAGGIGVVNAGHCPPTVVKAIQDQAEKYLHTSFNVVTYEPYIKLCEELAEILPHGDHTKAMLISTGAEAVENAIKIARQATKRPAVICFTEAYHGRTLMAMSLTSKVNYKFSSGPFAPEVYRIPFPNFYKYHGTQDMDEFVETELNRLRESAHSMVDINSVAAIIVEPIQGEGGFNPIPQKYLEGLRSFCDEHGVLLILDEIQSGFCRTGHWASWQHYGVQPDISTYAKSMGSGLPIAAVLGKAEIMDAAGPGTIGGTYIGSPVCCAAALATIQFMKDEKLNERAVYIGKIITDRMENFRKECPEIGDVRGLGAMIGIELIKDNDPGKPNTELCVEIVKGCAAEGLILISAGTFKNVIRILCPLVITNEQLNRGLDILEDQIRKHT, translated from the coding sequence ATGACTGAAGAGCAAACAAAATCTCAGCAGCTCCACGATAGGAGAAAAAGCATAGTAGCCAACGGGGTTGGTGTTTTTAATACCGCCACCGTACGTGAGTCCAAAGGAGCAATAATTACCGATGTAGACGGAAAAGAACATATAGATTTTGCCGGTGGAATTGGCGTTGTTAACGCGGGACATTGTCCGCCAACTGTAGTAAAAGCCATACAAGACCAGGCCGAAAAGTATCTACATACCAGTTTTAATGTAGTGACTTATGAACCTTATATAAAATTGTGCGAAGAACTTGCAGAAATACTTCCGCATGGTGATCATACTAAAGCGATGCTTATTAGTACGGGGGCTGAGGCCGTAGAAAATGCTATTAAAATTGCGCGCCAGGCTACAAAAAGACCCGCTGTAATTTGTTTCACCGAAGCTTATCATGGACGCACCTTAATGGCAATGAGCCTTACCAGTAAAGTAAACTATAAATTTTCATCTGGTCCATTTGCCCCGGAAGTTTACCGAATTCCTTTCCCAAATTTTTACAAATATCACGGAACGCAGGATATGGATGAGTTTGTGGAAACAGAATTAAATCGACTTAGAGAAAGCGCCCATAGCATGGTAGATATTAATAGTGTAGCGGCCATTATTGTAGAACCCATACAGGGTGAGGGTGGTTTTAACCCTATTCCGCAAAAATACCTGGAAGGACTTCGATCTTTCTGTGATGAACATGGGGTATTGCTAATTTTAGATGAAATACAAAGTGGCTTTTGCCGTACAGGACACTGGGCCAGTTGGCAGCATTACGGCGTACAACCCGATATAAGCACCTATGCAAAATCTATGGGCTCAGGATTACCTATTGCCGCTGTACTTGGTAAAGCTGAAATTATGGATGCGGCTGGCCCGGGAACTATTGGAGGAACCTATATTGGCAGCCCTGTTTGTTGTGCCGCAGCCTTAGCTACCATCCAATTTATGAAGGACGAGAAGCTAAATGAGCGTGCAGTTTATATTGGGAAAATTATCACCGATCGTATGGAAAATTTCAGGAAAGAATGTCCTGAAATTGGTGATGTAAGGGGCCTTGGAGCGATGATAGGTATTGAATTAATAAAAGATAATGATCCAGGAAAACCAAATACCGAACTATGTGTTGAAATAGTAAAGGGATGCGCTGCAGAAGGTTTGATTCTAATAAGTGCCGGCACCTTTAAAAATGTTATAAGAATTCTATGTCCGCTGGTTATTACTAATGAACAATTAAATAGAGGTCTGGATATTTTAGAAGACCAAATAAGAAAACATACTTAA
- a CDS encoding carbon-nitrogen hydrolase family protein — MNPFAIAGIQMKVSAVASNVEMMKLKLDITMSLYPWVDMVVFSELCGYGPLTHNAQEIPGEFEQEMRTMAKKHGVWLLPGSIFEKSEGKIYNTATVINPEGEIVTRYRKMFPFYPYEVGVTPGSEFCVFDVPGVARFGLSICYDMWFPETVRTLAVMGAEVILHPTMTGTIDRDIELSIVRAMAAVNQCYFFDVNGLESGGNGRSLVCGPDGRVIYQAEGNEEIFPLELNISRVRRSRELGVLRLGQPLKSFRDHIGDFHIYQKGAQLPYLNSLGPLIKPTRLDSLAKLKMKEHEYEPPQNPTGYKGFGG, encoded by the coding sequence ATGAATCCATTTGCAATAGCAGGAATACAAATGAAGGTTTCCGCAGTCGCTTCCAACGTGGAAATGATGAAATTGAAACTCGATATAACCATGAGTCTCTATCCCTGGGTGGATATGGTAGTTTTCAGTGAGTTATGTGGGTATGGCCCTTTAACTCATAATGCTCAGGAAATTCCCGGCGAATTTGAGCAGGAAATGCGGACAATGGCCAAAAAACATGGAGTTTGGTTATTGCCGGGTTCCATATTTGAAAAAAGCGAAGGTAAGATCTATAATACGGCTACCGTAATTAATCCGGAAGGAGAGATCGTAACGCGCTATAGAAAAATGTTTCCTTTTTATCCTTATGAAGTTGGAGTGACCCCGGGTTCAGAATTCTGTGTATTTGATGTTCCAGGCGTGGCTAGATTTGGCTTATCTATTTGTTATGATATGTGGTTTCCCGAAACGGTGCGTACCCTGGCCGTGATGGGCGCAGAAGTTATTTTGCACCCCACGATGACAGGAACTATAGATCGTGACATAGAATTGTCTATTGTAAGAGCAATGGCTGCAGTAAATCAGTGTTATTTCTTTGACGTAAACGGACTTGAATCTGGTGGAAATGGCAGATCACTGGTTTGTGGTCCCGATGGCCGTGTGATTTATCAGGCAGAAGGCAATGAAGAGATCTTTCCGCTAGAACTTAATATAAGTCGGGTGCGAAGAAGCCGTGAACTTGGGGTATTGCGTTTAGGGCAACCCCTAAAAAGTTTTAGAGACCATATAGGTGATTTTCATATTTACCAAAAGGGTGCTCAGCTACCATATCTCAATTCTTTGGGTCCTCTTATTAAACCCACAAGATTAGATAGCCTGGCAAAGTTAAAAATGAAAGAACACGAATACGAACCACCGCAAAATCCTACGGGATATAAAGGATTTGGAGGATAA
- a CDS encoding VOC family protein has protein sequence MGGTTQKKKKEEKPVKDFISWFEIPAINFQQAVDFYNRIFKMDMETQFDGNYAMAFFPAEKGIGGAIVTGPNSIPGIIGPLLYLNAGKDLNKILNRVEGAGGRIVMTKTLINPESGHFAIFIDSEGNKLALHSKD, from the coding sequence ATGGGAGGCACAACACAAAAGAAGAAAAAGGAAGAAAAACCTGTAAAGGATTTTATAAGCTGGTTTGAAATTCCTGCAATCAATTTTCAACAAGCTGTAGATTTTTATAATCGCATCTTTAAGATGGATATGGAAACTCAATTTGATGGAAATTATGCCATGGCATTTTTTCCTGCTGAAAAAGGGATTGGAGGAGCCATAGTTACCGGGCCGAATTCTATACCTGGCATAATTGGTCCTTTACTTTATCTAAATGCCGGGAAGGACTTAAATAAGATTCTAAATAGAGTTGAAGGAGCCGGTGGTAGAATTGTGATGACCAAAACCCTGATTAATCCTGAATCGGGTCATTTTGCCATTTTTATTGATTCTGAAGGAAACAAACTCGCCCTACATTCAAAAGATTAA
- a CDS encoding aminotransferase class I/II-fold pyridoxal phosphate-dependent enzyme: MPEKKIDSAHYYNIAQLRVESWNDLKNESTKLHSSPRGSEEEKEHKKNLQQLLKDLEGVECYFAFPGLSCINSLREMLGKQEHTALSHKIAEITKNLVSDRYRSNPDFLEDDEPGVELTDKAEYAEVERKNYFEVMFVEDISLAEENKLRHDLKEMRLSNEQFAYGIVVQRSFQDALIALQFNFNIQAVVIRYAPPYHSKKITPLIKPFIQNILKLDFASRTPRELGPIMGTIVKKFRPELDTYYVTDTALGNLKDSTLKTFRRIFYRTEDLQELHLTIIRGISERFETPFFSALKDYSKKPTGIFHAMPISRGNSVFKSRWIKDFGNFYGRNMFLAETSSTTGGLDSLLQPTGSLKKAQQKASDAYGSRNTYFVTNGTSTANKIVVQALVKPGDVILIDRDCHKSHHYGLVLAGAYPVYLDSYPIEEYSMYGAVPLEQIKEKLLQLKKAGRLNLVKMLLLTNCTFDGLVYNVEKVMQEVLAIKPDMIFLWDEAWFAFAGFTYNYKQRTGMFVAQKLCDKFQSNSYREEYKAHIKGLKKNETPTLPDPDKVRIRVYSTQSTHKTLSSFRQGSMIHIWDEDFRKKSENTFMEAYMTHTSTSPNYQMLASLDVGRRQVQFEGYELVEKSIELAMVLRAKVNDHPKLKKYFDVLTIGDFIPEQHRKTGIKEYYNSKEGWNRMETAWEQDEFVLDPTKITLHIGRTGVDGDTFKNRYLMDKFNIQINKTSRNSVLFMTNIGTTRGSVTYLTNALLRIADELDQEFKTLSQKEGNNRKERIKSLTEDFPPLPDFSYFHHSFQAVPGVPGGNIREAFFLAYNEENYEYMPLLECLPAMEDNRILVASSFIIPYPPGFPVLVPGQVVSKEIIRFLTALDVSEIHGYRADLGLRIFKDDVLNRQKTVSSMGSMGSNSRKKITNLKN, translated from the coding sequence ATGCCAGAGAAAAAAATAGACAGTGCACATTATTATAATATAGCTCAGCTTAGAGTGGAATCCTGGAATGACTTAAAAAATGAGTCAACCAAACTCCATTCCTCTCCTCGTGGCTCAGAAGAAGAAAAGGAGCATAAAAAAAATCTTCAGCAGCTTTTAAAAGATCTTGAAGGAGTAGAATGCTATTTTGCTTTTCCTGGTTTATCGTGTATAAATTCGCTTCGGGAAATGCTGGGAAAACAGGAGCATACCGCACTGTCCCATAAAATTGCAGAGATTACAAAAAATCTTGTTAGTGATAGGTATAGAAGTAATCCTGATTTTTTAGAAGATGATGAACCTGGAGTGGAACTTACCGATAAAGCAGAATATGCTGAGGTAGAGCGGAAAAACTATTTTGAAGTTATGTTCGTAGAAGATATTTCTCTGGCAGAAGAAAATAAGCTTCGTCATGATCTTAAGGAGATGCGACTTTCTAACGAGCAATTTGCTTATGGAATTGTAGTACAGCGCTCATTTCAGGATGCATTGATCGCCCTTCAGTTTAATTTTAATATTCAGGCGGTTGTAATTCGGTATGCGCCTCCATATCATTCAAAAAAGATCACTCCGCTGATTAAACCTTTTATTCAGAATATTCTAAAATTAGATTTTGCATCCAGAACCCCTAGGGAATTAGGCCCAATTATGGGGACTATTGTGAAGAAATTTAGGCCAGAACTGGATACTTATTATGTTACCGATACCGCTTTAGGGAATTTAAAAGACAGTACTTTAAAAACCTTTAGAAGAATTTTTTACCGTACCGAAGATTTGCAAGAATTGCACCTAACAATTATTAGGGGAATAAGCGAGCGTTTTGAAACTCCTTTTTTCTCAGCTTTAAAAGATTACAGTAAAAAACCTACCGGAATATTTCATGCCATGCCTATTTCCCGTGGGAATTCGGTTTTTAAATCCAGATGGATTAAGGATTTTGGAAACTTTTACGGCCGAAATATGTTCCTGGCAGAAACCTCTTCAACTACCGGCGGATTGGATTCTTTATTACAACCCACCGGTTCGCTTAAAAAAGCGCAGCAAAAGGCCAGTGATGCGTATGGCTCCAGAAATACCTATTTTGTAACCAATGGAACCTCTACAGCGAATAAAATTGTAGTACAGGCGTTGGTGAAACCGGGAGATGTGATTTTAATAGACAGGGATTGTCATAAATCACACCACTACGGACTCGTATTAGCCGGTGCTTACCCTGTTTATCTTGATTCTTATCCTATAGAAGAATATTCTATGTATGGGGCAGTTCCGCTGGAGCAGATAAAAGAGAAATTACTTCAGTTAAAAAAAGCAGGAAGATTAAACCTGGTTAAAATGCTACTGCTTACAAATTGCACTTTTGACGGCTTGGTTTATAATGTTGAAAAGGTAATGCAGGAAGTACTGGCCATTAAACCAGATATGATCTTCTTATGGGATGAAGCCTGGTTTGCTTTTGCAGGTTTCACCTATAACTACAAGCAGCGAACAGGAATGTTTGTTGCTCAAAAATTATGTGATAAATTCCAAAGTAATAGTTACCGTGAAGAATATAAAGCTCATATAAAAGGGCTTAAAAAGAATGAAACTCCCACCCTGCCAGATCCCGATAAGGTAAGAATTAGGGTGTATTCTACCCAAAGTACTCATAAAACCCTTAGTAGTTTTCGCCAGGGTTCCATGATTCATATTTGGGATGAAGATTTCCGTAAAAAAAGCGAGAATACTTTTATGGAAGCCTACATGACACATACTTCAACTTCGCCCAATTATCAAATGCTTGCTTCGCTAGATGTTGGTAGAAGACAGGTTCAATTTGAAGGATATGAGCTGGTTGAAAAAAGTATAGAATTGGCCATGGTATTAAGAGCAAAAGTAAACGACCATCCTAAATTAAAGAAGTATTTTGATGTATTGACCATAGGAGATTTTATTCCGGAGCAGCACCGTAAGACTGGAATAAAGGAATATTATAATTCTAAGGAAGGGTGGAACAGGATGGAAACCGCCTGGGAGCAGGATGAATTTGTTTTAGACCCAACTAAGATAACACTGCATATTGGTAGAACAGGAGTAGACGGGGATACTTTTAAGAATAGATACCTTATGGATAAGTTTAATATTCAGATTAATAAAACTTCTAGAAACTCGGTTTTATTTATGACGAATATTGGAACCACCAGGGGAAGTGTAACCTATTTGACGAATGCATTATTAAGAATAGCCGATGAGCTGGATCAGGAATTTAAAACACTAAGCCAGAAAGAGGGAAATAATCGAAAGGAACGTATCAAATCTTTAACCGAAGATTTCCCGCCATTACCCGATTTTAGTTATTTCCACCACTCTTTTCAGGCTGTTCCGGGAGTTCCTGGAGGAAATATAAGAGAAGCATTTTTCCTGGCTTACAACGAAGAAAATTATGAGTATATGCCGCTATTAGAGTGTTTACCGGCTATGGAAGACAATAGAATTTTGGTGGCTTCTTCTTTTATAATTCCCTATCCGCCGGGATTCCCGGTTCTTGTACCCGGGCAGGTGGTAAGTAAGGAAATCATCAGGTTCCTTACTGCATTAGATGTCTCTGAAATTCACGGCTACCGGGCAGATCTAGGTCTAAGAATTTTTAAAGACGATGTACTAAACCGCCAAAAAACCGTGAGTTCAATGGGCTCCATGGGAAGTAACTCGAGAAAAAAGATCACTAACTTAAAAAATTAA
- a CDS encoding biotin carboxylase — protein sequence MDSKKPKASKTKGVSNKKKPAVSSKKKSSTKISSDKKVKTSKSKKPVSAKKAVPVKKKDETFELSGVSDIRRSFHKNEEPLYFISATNFNLLGADEWIKGFKFICHIECFDGLHPNVFSPKTEIPHDDFEGIEDINNYLLQHPEVQDYLKTRSVDGRAGKAMFLMFNEKTEELAKKLGLEIMFPKAEMRTFLDNKVNTNRIAEKAGVACVPYVLTKVDNYEHLREVSKHLGNELVIQTPFGDSGHTTFFISNEEEYQKNAEEIEKEEEVKVMKRIRCRGSAIEACVTRHGTIVAPLMTELVGFKELTPYEGGWCGNEIYPNAFTPELREKAIEYTQLFGNQLREEGYKGYFELDFLIDQDNGEIYLGELNPRVTGASSITNHAVFALADAPLFVFHILEWMDIDYELDIEAINNRWARQENIDGWSQLIIKHTEDTIEYVTKAPSSGIYRMYDTGHIQFDRMDTHRRAVENENEAFFLRISRKGDYLYEGADMGILVSRGRMMTDDFRLNNRAKHWIKAIRGQYASEMVEDKKKPKLSGTLTK from the coding sequence ATGGATTCTAAGAAACCAAAAGCTTCCAAAACTAAGGGAGTATCAAATAAAAAGAAACCTGCTGTTTCAAGTAAGAAGAAATCTTCAACTAAAATTTCTTCAGATAAAAAGGTGAAAACCAGTAAAAGTAAAAAGCCGGTTAGCGCTAAAAAGGCAGTGCCGGTTAAGAAAAAAGATGAAACCTTTGAACTAAGCGGGGTTTCAGATATTCGAAGATCATTTCATAAAAATGAAGAACCCCTTTACTTTATAAGTGCAACAAATTTTAATCTTTTAGGAGCCGATGAGTGGATAAAAGGCTTCAAATTTATTTGTCATATAGAATGTTTTGACGGGCTTCATCCAAATGTATTTTCTCCTAAAACAGAGATTCCACACGACGATTTTGAAGGAATTGAAGATATAAATAATTACCTATTGCAACATCCGGAAGTACAGGATTATTTAAAAACAAGATCTGTAGATGGAAGGGCGGGAAAAGCAATGTTTCTTATGTTTAATGAGAAAACAGAAGAGCTTGCAAAAAAACTCGGCCTGGAAATCATGTTTCCAAAAGCCGAAATGCGAACTTTCCTCGATAATAAAGTAAATACCAATCGTATTGCTGAAAAGGCTGGAGTGGCCTGCGTGCCTTATGTGCTTACCAAAGTAGATAATTATGAACATTTAAGAGAGGTTTCAAAACATCTTGGTAACGAACTGGTGATCCAGACACCTTTTGGTGATTCCGGGCACACAACTTTCTTTATTTCGAATGAAGAAGAATACCAAAAAAACGCGGAAGAAATTGAAAAAGAAGAAGAGGTTAAAGTAATGAAACGTATTCGTTGCAGAGGTTCTGCTATAGAAGCTTGTGTAACGAGACACGGAACTATTGTAGCACCGTTAATGACAGAATTGGTAGGTTTTAAAGAACTTACGCCTTACGAAGGTGGATGGTGTGGTAACGAAATTTACCCTAATGCCTTTACTCCCGAGTTAAGAGAGAAGGCAATTGAGTACACGCAACTATTCGGGAACCAGTTACGGGAAGAAGGTTATAAAGGATATTTTGAATTAGACTTTTTGATAGATCAGGATAATGGCGAGATCTATTTAGGAGAATTGAATCCAAGGGTTACGGGCGCAAGTTCTATAACAAATCATGCCGTATTTGCGCTGGCAGATGCACCTCTTTTTGTTTTTCATATTTTGGAGTGGATGGATATAGATTATGAACTGGATATTGAGGCAATTAATAATCGCTGGGCACGCCAGGAAAATATTGATGGCTGGAGCCAGCTCATAATAAAGCATACTGAAGATACCATAGAATATGTGACAAAAGCACCAAGCTCGGGTATTTATAGAATGTATGATACCGGCCATATCCAATTTGATAGAATGGATACTCACCGTAGAGCAGTAGAGAATGAAAATGAAGCTTTTTTCTTACGGATAAGCAGAAAAGGTGATTATCTATACGAAGGGGCTGATATGGGAATATTGGTAAGTCGTGGCCGTATGATGACCGACGATTTTAGGCTAAATAACCGGGCAAAACACTGGATTAAAGCCATTAGGGGACAGTATGCTTCAGAAATGGTTGAGGATAAGAAAAAGCCTAAACTGTCAGGAACTTTAACTAAATAA
- a CDS encoding C45 family autoproteolytic acyltransferase/hydolase translates to MQLHFNAISEPGKPGAKWQKLYKTHWPAYKSWLNSKGNTNYPDLKTSQAALKKYMPEMWPTYQRLCKLGKGDKIAARFLTGFQPPAYISGCSQAVTTGKDIQLVRNYDFHPDLMEGTQLLTCWNKKKVIATSDCLIGVVDGMNDHGLAVSLTFGGRKEVGVGFGIPFILRYVLEFCSTVDEAVAALIRIPSHMSYNVTVVDKTGQFKTVQLAPDRTPVVTDASFTTNHQGIVDWPENAAFNKTLERSSFLKKMLSGKNVNSNQVADAFLKAPLYNTKFKEGFGTLFTSIYRPLEDKVVLRWPRTSVEQTFDNFQEVYKLINYEPAQVATEWWNQDAVEIAQTVEDPFEEQYAENVDWQETVTEIMVNAMAQAHPKTNERDLEKLRGKIINNGEVSWQAVAGFWSKMGTGYADSWRN, encoded by the coding sequence ATGCAATTACATTTCAATGCTATTTCTGAACCTGGAAAACCAGGAGCAAAATGGCAGAAATTATATAAAACTCATTGGCCTGCTTATAAAAGTTGGCTTAACTCTAAAGGAAATACCAATTATCCAGACCTTAAAACCTCGCAGGCAGCGCTTAAAAAATATATGCCAGAGATGTGGCCTACTTATCAGCGTTTGTGCAAACTAGGAAAAGGCGATAAGATAGCTGCACGTTTTTTAACGGGCTTTCAGCCGCCTGCATATATAAGTGGCTGCTCTCAAGCGGTTACTACGGGAAAGGATATTCAATTGGTTAGAAATTACGATTTTCATCCAGATCTAATGGAAGGAACGCAATTACTCACCTGCTGGAATAAGAAGAAAGTGATCGCCACCAGTGATTGCCTTATTGGTGTTGTAGATGGTATGAACGATCATGGCCTGGCTGTTTCACTCACTTTTGGAGGAAGAAAAGAGGTGGGAGTAGGTTTTGGAATTCCTTTTATTCTGCGTTATGTTTTAGAATTTTGCAGTACTGTTGATGAAGCTGTTGCGGCTTTAATTAGAATTCCTTCTCATATGTCTTATAACGTTACCGTTGTAGATAAAACAGGGCAATTCAAAACCGTTCAACTGGCACCAGATAGAACTCCTGTAGTTACCGATGCTTCTTTTACCACCAACCACCAGGGAATTGTAGATTGGCCAGAAAACGCTGCTTTTAATAAAACCCTGGAAAGGTCTTCTTTTCTGAAGAAAATGCTTTCAGGTAAAAATGTGAATTCAAATCAAGTAGCTGATGCCTTTCTAAAGGCACCACTTTACAATACCAAGTTTAAGGAAGGTTTTGGAACTTTATTTACCTCTATATATCGCCCATTAGAAGATAAAGTAGTGCTTCGCTGGCCTAGAACTTCGGTAGAACAGACTTTCGATAATTTTCAGGAGGTTTATAAGCTTATAAATTACGAACCGGCCCAGGTTGCAACTGAATGGTGGAATCAGGATGCGGTAGAAATAGCGCAAACGGTAGAGGATCCATTCGAAGAGCAATATGCTGAAAATGTAGATTGGCAGGAAACTGTTACCGAAATTATGGTAAATGCTATGGCTCAGGCGCACCCAAAAACAAATGAGCGGGATCTTGAGAAATTAAGAGGAAAAATAATTAATAACGGAGAAGTGTCCTGGCAGGCAGTAGCAGGTTTCTGGAGTAAAATGGGAACAGGTTACGCCGATTCCTGGAGGAATTAA